The following is a genomic window from Episyrphus balteatus chromosome 1, idEpiBalt1.1, whole genome shotgun sequence.
TGGTGGAGGTTGTGTTTGTGTTGTTGTGATTGTAGTTGACGACCTTATTGTCGTCGACGTCGTTGTTGGCCTTGGCGTTGTTGTTGTAGAAGTTGTGGTAGTTGAGGTTGTAGTTGCCACAGTTGTTGATTCATTTTCATCACCAAATAAACTATATTCATCATTGGGTTCAGTCGAAATGACCTTTGGCACAAAAACAGGTGTTCTTTGTGGTGTTGGTGGCGGTGGTGGTAATGGTTCATTGATTGGATCATAAGGAATATCATAAGGATCTTGATCTTCTTCTTCGCCAGAATTTGATTGAGGGCCTAAAGTCGATGATAACGATGCATAGAAGGGTTCATCGTCATTATCAACTGTTGATGATACCACAATTGGTCGATCAGTGATCGTATTGATCGCAAATCGGTCTTCCCTAGTTTCggttttaagattttgttttttattaaaaaatttatgtacaaatctgttaaaaaagttaattttgtgctcaaataaatttataaaaaaaaatgataaaattttgaattttgtttgtgtatgTGTTGTGTTTTTGTGTGTTGTATTTGTGTATATTTGTGTGTGAGTTTGTTTAATTGGTATAGGAGGGGTAGAATtcatttttattgcttttacaAAAGCAAAGGTAAACATATAGGTACAATAGGAACGTAATATTATAAGACCAATCAGATTTTGGGACCTGAACTATTGCagtcgttttttgttttaatgatatttccgaaattttgatgaaataactTCGTTAATTTgccaaatatataaaatgtttaattttatttgtttcttttttttttttgaaaaaggaaaaattgtgttaaaagtGATAGAAGTATAGGATTATATACAAAACTACCAAAAAGATTGAAACCAGACTTACCTTATTGGAGATCTTGTGGGTTGGTCATACTCATTATCTTGTTCGATctacataaaaatataacaagagaaaaagataaaacattttagtttctcattaaaaatttttatattggaaTAGATCACAAAAGAAataaagattttataaaaatatttttttttttattataatgacTCTTTGAAAAATGAAAGTATTAtaatcttatttaatttttaaaaaccgtttttttttcaaaattttcaaaaaaaaaaaaatcaactaatTAAGACACAAACcacggattaaaaaaaaaattaaaagatcaATCAATACATTtgtattaagttttaaaattaatttaatggtaTTGTATGAAGAACCTATTTCATTTTCTTTCGTGATGTCTGATTTTTCAATATGATAAAATAAAGGCTTTTATGccaagaaaaaattgtttgaattttcgttttaataaattagtttatgcaattttaatttttgttcttaattttgattaaaaaaatataatataggaAAAACTGACTTGTagcttttttgaagaaaaaattatcataaataaattattgatgCAAGATTAATCAAATAAAGGGTCCAGAAGAAAAGCGACACATTCAAATTTTTGTCAATAATAAACTGAAGATGAGGTCTATTAGTTTTTAAGGAacactatctgatggcatctTTACTTTTAGAAATCAAATTTAAGTAttgcttaaaataataaataaattaaatgccattagtactaagttgtatggagagcaaattttaaaatgcggttTTCTCGGAATGAGTTAAAATggacttgttttgtttttcatctggacccttcaaagtattttccttatttactttaaaaaatagctttttgctaaagtgaagtttttttttcagttttcaggAAATACGACGCAAGAACCAGACAACTCATAAAcccaaaatttataattttagctTCGAAAATggattaaataaatgtttttagtggagtaactttAGCTCAAAAAAGTGTACAGGGCCGAATagctccgattttgatgatcattttttcaaacgtcggtaattcaAAATACTACTTTAACCTCTACAGGTTAAATATTTCCGCTGttaccgtattgttttttttaaattaaattgaagatttttgtgaagaaaaaaattttcataaattaaatgataACAAAAGATTGTCTGaatattttgaggaaaaaaaaaagaaattgacttcaaagacaaaaaaaaaaaaaataattgaacccAACGGCAATACCCACACTATttaaaaagacatttttaaaaagctaaaagcttatttctatttttgaaattaaagtgaagagtttttgaaaaaatggttctCAAACtcagagtttgaaaaaaaaaaaattattgaaaaaattttaacattgtttttaaaaaaatttcgtaatACCTACAATataggtttattttttaaatttgtttggccatatttattgttatttgaattcagaaaagaaaaacatcaatatgtattacagtttataagaaaaataaaaagtttttcattttgaaaaaaaaattttaatagaagtttttgaaaaaaaaggacttaTTTTAGTTCAAGATAGATAGCTTTTATTGTTGAAGGTTAAATAGAGAAGGTTTGTAGGtctcaatttttataaaaaaaaaaacaaaaatccaatgaaattgaagtaagttttattttttttatttcataactgTAATATACATTACATTAACTTTTCCTCTTCTGAATTTAACTAACAATATtgaccacaattttttttaaagataatacaaaaaagtttaaaaaagtcatttaaattttaataattttttttcataattctgaGTTTAATggccattttttcaaaaaatgttttttatttgacagataGAAATAATGAAATTCTAGCACTTcaaaaatgtgtatttaaatattgtaggtattGCCATtgtcttcaaatttttttttttttgtatttgaattcaatttgtatAGTTAAGGAAATGTGTTAAGgtaatgtgtttttaattttattcactttttttaaattcatttatataaaatttcaataatattGAGTTACGTATCAGATTCCTGCTTATATTTCTCGTAAACAAAAGTGCATTGgttgtttaaattttctatgtaaaacttttgtaataaaaatagatTATCAATCTTCTTATTAAtaacggtgtaacactcaaaataaacgcgggcggagacctatgacgttttgtagagctaatcgcactgattacgaaacggtatttaaaaagtccctaacacacccgaaatctggagttagggacaaacaacggtttttttgaccttcacccattaaaaaaaatctagcttcgtcaaatttttactatatgtttctatgtcttctagtttttgagaaaattgaaaaatttttcttttttcaaaatattttttgtttttatttttcaattttctcaaaaactagaagacatagaaacatatagttttcgctgttcgataaggaatcaattgaggtagttttctatgtgagcaattttttttatttaaattcacagtctggacaaaaatagtataaaatgagtttaaaaaaaattttgtttcgcctatttttaactttgaaatcgattatttcaaaaactattggttataatatatcgatttaaaaatttaaattaaatgtacaattttgcctttcgaaaatggtatcatttattactgtaagtgttgccgttgttttttaataatttttttttattttgataatttttttttagaaaactgcccctctcACCTTGGccgggggagatagacccccctcctaaagaaaaatatgtttgtattgaactcctctacaaaaaccctttatCAAATCCtagcgcccaagttatcctactacgtgccaaatcaaaatttttgttctatacctaaaagttcgaatttctgtatctgggttgaaatcgtaaattttttttttctaatccaattttaaactgattttcataaaaaatacctcgtttgttttgtacattgttgaaaagtatatttattcgacgaagctagatttttttcaatgggtgaaggtaaaaaaaaaaccgttttttgccacTAATTCCAGATTTTGgaggtgttagggactttttaaaaaccgtttcgtaatcagtgcgactagctctacaaaacgtgataggtctccgcccgcgtatattttaaaaggtcatttttgtaacaccgtcttatttttaaatttttttcaaagcttttttggaaattttgaatacaaacttgaaatcataaaatattcttttccaatctaaagtaaaaaaaatagagagaaaaagttttttatttataaagttaatATTTCTAAAACGGAGGCTAAAAGAATAATTTCTGACTTCAAATTCGAATTCAGAACCCTTCAAACCATTagtaaagtatattttggttgttgtggcaaaaaaattgttaattttgctgaccagtgttattagagAAAATTCCGTATCTCTTCAATTTCTGAacaatttcttcacaaaaaaaggatcataacatttttaaaatggtgtttaattttttctgccaaatttcaaatgttgattaaaatttcaataactTAAAACGATTTAGGTACTTTGAAAACATTATACTAGCTTGTTTTTgatctcctataaaatttgctccACACTTTGCGGGCTTACACACTTTTCACGTGTCACCGACGATAAATGTGGTTTGGAATTtgcacaaaataaaataaattgatattctgagacctaaataaaattgtctaCCATAAATATCCTACCTGTGCAATTAAGTCCTCATCATAATCCGAATTGTAGATCAACGATTGTTGGTTACCAAATGGCTTACTCTCCTGTTGCAATGGCTTCTGAAGTGGTTTACTGATGTAAGTATCACGGACTGGTTGTGGTGAGGTTATGATTTCAGGACGATAGGTTGGCCTCAATGGTTcagattgttgttgttgttgttgctgctgctgcactTGTTGCTGTTGAATCTTACCGCGCAATTGatgttgtggttgttgttgttgttgttgatgaatctgttgttgttgctgctgctgttgttgttgttgattacTATATTCAACATCCCTATACAGATCAATTTCATCATCATAAACCGAATAATATGGatcataattttgttgttgttgttgtgtctcATATGACGTATTATAATAATTTCGATTGCcattttgattattattattattttcaacgATTTTTGGTCGTTGTTGAGAAATGAAAATATTCCCCGATTGTTGCGGTGGTGGTGCTTGTGAGCTTGACTCAACTCTGAttgtgtttataattttttacaatttttttttttataaatattttttttttagttaaaggTTATTCCACAACacaatgttattatttttttttttgaatataaaaaaaaagaaaaacaaaaaatatgtacagAGAAAAAGAATaatgaataaattaacaaaaaaaaaaaaggatgtggATTAGTATTGGGTTAGAAGGGTTatccggctcgaaggaccaaaAAAATGGGATAATAATAGTTTACAATGATTTCATGCCATATATATGCTGAGTCTgagtgtaattatttttttctcattttctgAATTAGTCACATGAgaagagagaaaaaaacaaataagagaaaAAGACATAGAGAGTGAAATTGGAAAGAGAGCAGTCGGTCTtgaaaacgtatttttttttttttcatctatttACAATCATTAGTCTTGTGGTCTCAGGTAAAACAAACAGTACATAACATGGAAgaagggatatttttttttttggcattccagaaattatttttcaggACACGCAAcaaatacacaaacaaaaaacagaattttttttaaattaaaaaatgtttagctTTGACTACCTGTTGGAGTCGATGTTGACAACTTCCTTATTGAGTTGAGGAGGGCGCTGCGTTACGACCACGGTCTGGGGTCGTTGTTTCCTACGCTCAGTTTTTGTGGCTTCTGAAGCCTTGTTGTACTTCCACTTGTTGTGTCCTCGATTTGGACGAACAGTATAGATTTTGCGTGTTGTTGTCGAAGTGTATGGACGTCGAGTGGTTGTTGTCGTGATTGCAGCTTTAGTCGAAGTTGTTGTTGgtgaagttgttgttgttattggtcTGTCAGTTGTTGTTGGTACTACGTGATGTTGCATCCGTAAGTCTTGAAAGATGTCTGAAGGAAAGTTGATGAATGAAGGTATTCCATCATTGTTTTGGAAATGTGACGAAAATACCGGACGTCGAGTTGTCACATCATAAAATCCTGTAACGCTATTTGGGCTCTTGTAACGCAAAGTTGAATTCATGACAGGCCGAGGAGGCATTGTCTCTGAGTTTGGCATGTACACCGGTTTCTCCGACGGTGGATGACGAATTCGGTAATCATCTTCTTCTTCGTCATAATAATAATCATCTGGTAACGTTTTCGGTGTTGTCGGTTTGATGTTTTTCAGAGTGAACTTTGTTTGAGTCTTATACGATTGACTAGGTATACTCTTTATAAAGCTTTCATAGCCTTTTGGAGCTTTGGTAGTTGGTGTAGGCTTTTTAGTCCTTAgatcttcttcttcatcataATATTCGTACTCTTCATTTTCGGTGGTAACATGCAATGGAGATTGCGTTACTTTTTCCCTATGTCCCGCTGGACCTGTAGTCTGCTTAAAATACTTGAACATGTTCATCAAAGCCGGTTGCATGTGTTCCATATCTGAGGCCTTGATATTCGACATTAGGTCACCAAGGTTATAATTGCTTGATATTGAAGCTGGTTTGGAATAAATAGGATACGGTGTTGTGGTAAGATTGACAAAGTGAAATTGGTGAGTTTGAACACTGGATTGAGTATTGGAAGTTGGAGATTGGTAATTTGTTGGTGTTCCACTGGAAAGATTTGGTGGTGAGACGATTTTGAAGTTTGACGTGGGTGGAAATGCTGTTGTAGTTGTTGAATAGTAACtcttcattttttgattttgaagaatGTTATATTCAAAGTAGTTACTCTCGGTGGAGACTTCAATATCTGGTGATGCTATGCTAAACTGGGACACAACTTTTGGCTGATGATGATGGCCAGAAGTGGGATTGAAATTGTATGATTGTTGATTGTCAAAGTTATTGAAGAATCCTCCAACAGTGCTAAACTGGGAATAGTGTGAACTTGGTATCGGTTTGGATGATGGCGTTACTGGTCGAACAGGATCAGTGCCCAAATGAAAGTAGGAAAAGTTATCAGCTTCttcttgtttcttcttcttttgttgTTGGATTTCTTTCAAACTTTGGAGAAGAAATGGCAACACATCAGGCTGTTGGAAGAGAGATGATGGGCGACTTGTCGGTGGTTGATAAAAAGGCTTATAGGCTTCCAGTGGGGATTGGGTAGTTCCACTGATACTGTAGGAATAAGGGCTCTTTGGCTTGTAGTCAAGTGGATTTGGTTTGATACCCTTCAAATGTGGATTTAGCGGAGGAGCCAGATACGGATTGAAAGCCCCAAATGAGAAACTCTGTTGTTGATAAGGATTAGAATCGACTGCTCTGTAGTTTGAAGATGATAGCTGCCACCGATTTAAGCGTGAATTGAATTGTGGTCGAAGTTGACGTGTGGAACGCACTGATTCGTCAGTGTCAGAGTCGTCGATGATATAATCTGAAGGCGTAACACTGTCATAGTCATCATTTGTGTCATCTGTAGAGTCAGTGTTATCTTCGGTAACTGTCAAAGTGCTATCCTCTGCGATGACAGTAGATGGCGTTGTTTGATTTGTATATTTTGATGGTGTCTCGCTACTGTCAACTGCTGTCACATTTTGTACTTCACGTCGTCGTCTGCGTGGTCTTTGTTGAACGTCGTCGTCAATTGAATTGTCAACGTCTTGGTCAAGTCTTAAGCGCATTTATATATTATGGTCGCATGAATATAAAGAGTGACAaagaatttatgttttttttttgttttgtattttttttttttggttgaaaaataaatgaaaatgaagatAAATTAGGAGAATAGGGAAATAATATTGACGAAGGGgggaatttttgtattttgttttgtaactTTACTTACCGATATTGATTGATTTGTGCGCCATAAGCGAACGAACCAATTTTACCATGATTTGGAATGGCATTGATGCTGGCTTGATGGATGATGCCATCACGATCACGTTGCACCTGTCCAACGGTGCTAGGTTGGCCACGATAGACACGTTGTTGACGATCACTTTCCTCTTCTTCGACAGGTGGTAAAGTGTCATGAGCATCGGCGTAAAGCTAAAAATAGACATCATGAAAGAATGTGGAAGAGATGACAGTGTTTGCTAAACAAACCTTGGCAATATCTTCATGAGAATCAAGTAATGGCTTAGGTTGTCCACGGGATGTTATCACTGGATTAGGTGCAACTCGTAATTCTGGAGGTGGTGGTAATGTTTGAACTTGAGCTTGAATAACacgttgatgttgttgttgctgttgttggcgAGGTTGATATTGTTGGACAATAGTTGGTTTAGATTGAATTGATGGTGTTGAACTGGAATATGTTGGTCCGAAACGATCACGATgattaatttgttgttgttgttgctgttgttgataTGATTGCTGTGGTTGTTGTTTGATTTGTGGTACTCTT
Proteins encoded in this region:
- the LOC129905597 gene encoding mucin-2 isoform X4 — encoded protein: MGQLHGILFWVFGLILIINSELTLAQHKRSSSRITSSRSFGTNIKGSSSSSSSSSATGVNFDCPEEFGYYPHPNDCTQYYVCVFGGALLESCTGGLMYSHELQTCDWPRNVGCDIIDGGGASLSVPSSGGGGGSSSYRDVTPRVPQIKQQPQQSYQQQQQQQQINHRDRFGPTYSSSTPSIQSKPTIVQQYQPRQQQQQQHQRVIQAQVQTLPPPPELRVAPNPVITSRGQPKPLLDSHEDIAKLYADAHDTLPPVEEEESDRQQRVYRGQPSTVGQVQRDRDGIIHQASINAIPNHGKIGSFAYGAQINQYRLDQDVDNSIDDDVQQRPRRRRREVQNVTAVDSSETPSKYTNQTTPSTVIAEDSTLTVTEDNTDSTDDTNDDYDSVTPSDYIIDDSDTDESVRSTRQLRPQFNSRLNRWQLSSSNYRAVDSNPYQQQSFSFGAFNPYLAPPLNPHLKGIKPNPLDYKPKSPYSYSISGTTQSPLEAYKPFYQPPTSRPSSLFQQPDVLPFLLQSLKEIQQQKKKKQEEADNFSYFHLGTDPVRPVTPSSKPIPSSHYSQFSTVGGFFNNFDNQQSYNFNPTSGHHHQPKVVSQFSIASPDIEVSTESNYFEYNILQNQKMKSYYSTTTTAFPPTSNFKIVSPPNLSSGTPTNYQSPTSNTQSSVQTHQFHFVNLTTTPYPIYSKPASISSNYNLGDLMSNIKASDMEHMQPALMNMFKYFKQTTGPAGHREKVTQSPLHVTTENEEYEYYDEEEDLRTKKPTPTTKAPKGYESFIKSIPSQSYKTQTKFTLKNIKPTTPKTLPDDYYYDEEEDDYRIRHPPSEKPVYMPNSETMPPRPVMNSTLRYKSPNSVTGFYDVTTRRPVFSSHFQNNDGIPSFINFPSDIFQDLRMQHHVVPTTTDRPITTTTSPTTTSTKAAITTTTTRRPYTSTTTRKIYTVRPNRGHNKWKYNKASEATKTERRKQRPQTVVVTQRPPQLNKEVVNIDSNR